A genomic stretch from Telopea speciosissima isolate NSW1024214 ecotype Mountain lineage chromosome 7, Tspe_v1, whole genome shotgun sequence includes:
- the LOC122668222 gene encoding annexin-like protein RJ4 — translation RDPADRDVMLINLALRHRAYQVIIEIACANSPDELLEVKQAYHLRYKRSLEEDVALHAKKHLRQLLVALVSTYRYGGDDINASLARAEANILHEAINGKHRSNHEEIVRILGTRSKAQLSATFSHYKIEHGTSITKDCKSNQNGREFYRKIPLRGFKDSWKVPDDEFLIALHTTIRCINAPPKYFTKVLYNELPKVWTNTNMITRVIVMRAEKDLKEIKEFFFKKKGVTLEYVISGKKFRDYKGFLITLLGIQGH, via the exons CGAGACCCCGCCGATCGAGATGTCATGTTAATTAATTTGGCTTTGAGGCATCGTGCTTATCAGGTGATCATCGAAATTGCGTGTGCTAACTCTCCCGATGAACTCTTGGAAGTGAAGCAGGCCTACCATTTACGCTACAAGCGTTCCTTGGAAGAAGATGTTGCCTTACATGCCAAAAAGCACCTCCGTCAG CTTTTGGTTGCATTAGTTAGCACTTACAGGTATGGTGGTGATGACATAAATGCAAGCCTAGCTAGGGCAGAAGCTAATATTCTTCATGAAGCTATCAACGGAAAGCACAGGAGTAACCATGAAGAGATAGTTAGAATCCTAGGCACAAGGAGCAAAGCACAGCTAAGTGCAACTTTTAGTCACTACAAGATTGAGCATGGTACTTCAATAACCAAGGACTGTAAATCTAATCAAAATGGAAGAGAATTTTATCGTAAAATACCTCTTCGGGGTTTTAAGGACTCGTGGAAAGTTCCAGATGATGAATTCTTAATAGCATTGCATACAACTATCCGATGCATCAATGCCCCTCCAAAATACTTTACAAAG GTGCTGTACAATGAACTTCCTAAGGTGTGGACTAATACGAACATGATCACACGTGTGATTGTTATGCGTGCGGAGAAGGATTTGAAGGAAATTAAGgagttttttttcaagaaaaaaggTGTGACTCTTGAGTATGTCATAAGCGGGAAAAAATTTAGGGACTACAAGGGTTTCCTCATCACCTTATTAGGAATTCAAGGGCATTAG